The sequence CAGCTATAACAAAAAATACGGCAATAAAATGTTTTTTTTCAAACATCCCCTGGCCCTCTCTTTTTTATACGGCACATCAAGCGCCACGCACGCGCGCACAGATGCGCGCGGCGCGAACACATGAACGCCGTTTTTATGCTGCTTTTTAAAGAGGCTCTCAGGCTGCCGGGGGACGCTCGGACGGTTCTGTGAAGTGATTTTTGTGGATTGACAAACTACTTTGCGAGAATGCCGCGCTGCCATTAACAAGCGCAACATTACAAGAGGCGGATGTAATGCTGTTTTCTACAGCGCCTGCAACTGCCGCAGCCGTATGGTCGCAGCACTTTATCACGCAAGTATTCGCGGGGATTTTTGCGCTGCCCGAATCACTACCCTCATGCCCTGCTCCGTGGTCATCATGATTGTCTTCTTGATTATCCGGCGAAGCGTGTGTTGAATGGCACATGGAAGGAGCACCGTGGCCTTCGTGCCCCTGATGTTCATTTGCCGCATTGTCAGGAGCGGCCTTTTTGCCGTGCCTGTGCGGACACATTGCGCCGTGGCTGCATTCCTCGGAATCGGCCATGGCAGCGGCAACCGATGGCATAAACACCGCAAAAAGAAAGGCTGATAGCGTTACAATCGAAACAAGACGACGCATGTCCTAAATTGTAGCAAAAAAAAATCAGCTCTTCAACAACTAAATCGCAGCCTCAGTCCTTTTTGCAAAATGCGTAATAAAAGCCTATGGCAACGAGCCCTGTTACCATGCCCCACGAGCCTATGAGGAATATCCACCCGTACGCGCTCATTAGTCTTTTCCTCTCCTTCGCTTCCACGCAATCTCGACAAGAACGATGTGCGCTATAAGAAGCACTATGAGATACGCCCTTGCCGCCCATATTCCTACAGAGGTTTTGCCCATGACCGTTGACAGGTTCTCGTAACCCCAGACAACGAGTATGACCAGAAGAAGCGCCGGGGTTACGTACTTCATTATGTAATAGAACACGCGCGGTATCCTGACCTTTGCGCCCCTGTGTATTTCATCCCATGCCTTATCAGGGCCAAAGACCCAGAAGAAAAGAACTATTTCAAATAGCGCCAGGAACACGAGCGCGAAGGTGCCGACCCAGAAATCGAGCTCATCTAACGAGTCTTTTATAAAGGCCGGCAGTATGACCGAGACAAGAAAAAATATGCCAAGCGTAATAACTGCCTTGTGGCGCTTGAATCCGAGTTCGTCTTCGAGAAAAGCAACGGCCGGCTGCGCAAGGGCTACCACCGAGGTAAGCCCGGCAAGGAATAAAAGGAAGAACCACAGGCATCCGAAGTACTCTCCTGCCGGCATATGCGTGAATATCGCGGGCATGCTGATGAAGCCCAATTGAAAGGTTCCGCCCGCAGCCTCCTTTGCGCCCGAGAAGCCGAAGAATATAACGGCGCTCATTATGGCAACGGTCGAGCCGAATATCACCTCGGCAAACTCGTTTAGGCTTCCGGCGGCAACTGAGCTTGCGACTATGTCGTCGTCCTTTTTCATGTAGCTTGCGTACGTGATGATTGCGCCCATGCCAAGCGACAAAGTAAAGAACACCTGCCCTGCTGCAGCAAGCCACACCTTGCCGCTAAGGAGCCCGCTAAAGTCGGGCTCCCATAAAAACGAGAACGCCTTCGAGGTCGTCATGGCCGGGTCTGTCGGAGAATCGAGAGTTACGACACGCACCAGAAGGACAGCGCCGATTACGAAGATTGCCGGAAGCGCGATGTTGCAAAACTTCTCGATGCCGCCGGATACGCCCTTCCATAATATGTACATGCTAAGAATTAACGTGATTGCGAAGAACACATACGCTTTGACCGGGGGCGCGTAATAAAGCGCATCTCCGGTATCACCCTTATACGCGCCAAGATAGCTTGCGTACGGCGCGAGATACTCCTTTGCGCTTACTGCGCTGCCAAGCGTATCCGCAACCGGGAGCTTATGCGTGAGAGAGGCAACACTGTATGCAAGCGTCCACGAACATATATAGGTGTAATAGACGAGCACGACAAGCGGCAGAAATACGCCGAGTATGCCCATGTACCTGGCTATGGGGTGCTTCCATATGGAATCGAATACGCCCGGCGCTGTGCCGTGGCCCCGCTCGCCGCCGTAGCGCCCGAGCCCCCACTCTACCCAGAGTAGCGGTATGCCAAGCAGGATGAAGGAAACGAAGTACGGTATCATGAACGCGCCGCCGCCGTTGTCAACGGCCTGGCTCGGGAAGCGGAGGAAGTTGCCAAGGCCGATTGCGTTCCCGGCCATGGCGAGGATTAGCCCTATCTTCGAGCCCCACTGCTCGCGTTTTCCGTTATTGTTTGCCAAGGTGCGCGCTCTCCGGATAAAAAAGTCTGTGCCCTGTGCTTTTTATATCAAGGTTTAAGGGACATGTCAACGTGCCTATGGCGGAGAGTGCCGGTACGTAGAAAGCTTCATTCGCGCCGCGTAGATACTTATCTCAGAGCCTGCAAAAAAAAAACGGGGCAGACGGCAACTCAAACATTGCCGCCTGCCCCGGATATATCCGCCCAAATAAAGAGCCCTTATCGTCCGGCCCTTCGCCCCTGGCTTCCGCGTTTCTTATCAAAAGAGAACTTCCTGCTAAACTTCCGCTCCGGCGCCGGATGGCTGCCTGCAGAAGAAGACTCTCTTTCCGTAGATTTTCTCTCTCCTCCGCTAAAGCGGCTTTTCCCTTCCGAGTACTTTCTACGCGAGAAGTCGAAGCGGCTTCTCTCGGCCTTTTCCTCGGCAGCCTCTCCGGCAGTAGCTGCCACGGTGTAATCGAAGCCCTCGAGCTTACGCCTCTCTACAGTGCCTTTTAGCGTCCGCTCTATCGACCTTACCATGTCGTTATCTTCATGAGTAACGAAGGTGAAGGCGTCGCCTGTCTTTGCCGCGCGCCCGGTGCGGCCTATCCTGTGTATGTAGGCCTCGGTCGTGTTCGGCATGTCGTAGTTTATCACGTGCGACACGCTTGATACGTCTATGCCGCGCGCCGCGATGTCGGTAGCAACGAGGACGTCGTACCTTCCGCTTCTGAAACCGTCCATCGCCTCCTGGCGCTTCGACTGCGAGAGGTTACCCTGCAAGGACGCGGCCTTATAACCGTTTTTCCTTAGCCTATCGTCAAGGCGCTTGGCCCGGGCCTTTGTCCGCGTAAATATCAGCACCGAGTGCGTGTCGGTCTGCTTAAGAAGGCTAAGGAGCAGCGGCGTTTTCAGGTGCTGCGATACCGGGTAGAGCGCGTGGCTCACCGTCGAGACCGGGGCCGCCAGCCCTGCCTGCACGATTTCAGGCTCTACTAACACCTCTGCCGCGAGCCGCTTTATCTCCGGCGGCATCGTGGCCGAGAATAGAAGCGTCTGCCTCTTTTTCGGGAGCAATTCGATAATTCTTCTTATGTCCGGGAGAAACCCCATGTCGAACATGTGGTCTGCCTCGTCAAGCACGAGGACCTCGACCTTGGAGAGGTTTACGCCGCGCTGCCTGTATATGTCAAGAAGCCTTCCCGGGCACGCAACTATTACGTCTACGCCGCGCCTTAGCTTGTCCTTTTGCGGATTGATGCCAACGCCGCCGTAGACCGTTACGGTCTTGACATGCATTCCACTACCAAGCTCAAGTATGGACTTGTTTATCTGTTCCGCGAGTTCGCGTGTCGGCGCGATTACAAGGGCGCGCGAAGCTCCCCTTACACCTGCCTCTGCGAGGCGGTTCAGTATCGGCAGCGCGAAGGCCGCCGTCTTTCCGGTTCCTGTCTGCGCAAGGCCCATTACGTCCTTGCCGCTTAGCACGTGCGGTATAGCCTGCTTCTGGATAGGCGTAGGCTCCGCGTATCCGGCGGCTTTTACCCCTGCCGCCACAGTGGGGTGTAAATTAAACGCAGTAAATCCCATGTGTCTCCTTTAAGGTTAGATGTTGCGCTCTGCTCGGGGAAAATAACGAAGGTCTTAATAAATGGAAACTACTAAGAGGGTTGTTACACTACGTAGTTTTCAGCCGGGTACAGTCGGTTGTTACGTGATTACGCTATGTAACTTACAGTATAGCCTTATTGGCGCCACGTGTCAAGGCCGAGGGCCTGCACCCTAACACAAAAATCCTTCTCCCCTTCGGGGAGAAGGTGAGGATGAGGGGGATGATGCCTTACACCGCTTGCTTTGTCATTCCTGCTACCGCAAGAATCCATTTTCAAACGTTGCGCCTGCACCCGCATATAAAAATTCCTCTCCCCAATCAATTTGGGGAGAGGATTAAGGTGAGGGGTTACCTATTATTGCCTCGCCAAACGCTGCCTGCTGCGCCTACGGCTTATGGCTCGAGCCCTCGCGCATTGCCTCGATGAGCTGTTCCTTCATGTCTTCCGTGCGCCCAATGGCGACCGCGTACACGACCGCTGCCCTGACTCCCCGAAAGAGCGCGTAGAAGAGGATTAGCGGGAAGACAACCGCGTCGAAGGCGTACCCTGCCATTATGCGCATGAGATTGCCTGCAAGGTCCTTTGACCTCGCCCGTATCTGCACGAGAGCGCGCGCCATGGTGTCCTTTGTGGCCCTTGCTTTCTCTATCACGCCCTCGCCCTCGAATGCCCAGGGCGGGAAAATCGCGTTCTTCATCATGGTAACGGACTTCTCCGCAGCCTCGACTGCCGGCGTGGTGATCCTGTCGGATATATATGAACCTCCTGTTACGGATAGAGGGAGCGCGATGTAGAGCATGGCGCTAACTGTCGCGGCAACGACAGTTAAGTCGCGAAGCACGCGGCGCGTCCGCCTGCACGCAGGGGCGTAGAACACTACGGCAAGAAAACAGGCAAGAAAGAAGAACGCTGCAGAGAGCGCCCACGCATCGATTGCGGACGCGGCATCGAGCGCGTAGTGCGTGCCGACAAGCACGGCCATGCACACGGCAAGGGTCTTCCACGCGGTATCTACCGCGTCGTAGGCCGCCTGCACTGCTCCGCCGACATTCACCTGCGCGCCCACGACGAGCGAGACCTCGACCTCGCTGCCCTTTACGATTGCAAGCCCGGTCTTCAGCGCCGATAGAACGATAAACGCGGTAAGCGCGCGGTCGAATGAATTGTCGAGATAGGTCTTGTTATGCGCTGCAACAGAATCGCCTCCTATAAAGCCTGCGACCCTGTCGAGCGCGCCAAAGGTGGAGAGGAGAAATAAAACAACCACCACTATAATGGTGGCTAACTTGCGGTTCGGGGTTTTGGTCAGAGGGTTCATAGTGTTATCGTACGCACCTGCGGTCTATTATAACCTATTTAGTCAGGTGGTTGTCAATTGGAAGGGGGGAACGGGGGAAAACGGCGATTTTACCGCCATACTGCGTTGCCGCTCGGTTTTGAGTCCTCAATGTATACTACGTATACACCTGCGGCTCAAAACCTCCGCCGCCTTGTCTGACGCTAAACTTGCCGTTTTGACAGGCCGCAAGCGGCCTTGAGTGAGAAGATGGTGGCAAGTGGCCACCATGCAGCTTGACCACAAACCAAGCAAATTACTTAAAATTAAAAATACCCCTTAACTCCCTCTCTATATCAATATGCACATCGCATATTGGACAACTCTTGCTCCACAGTGGCAATGAAGGAAAATTTTTATTCTCCGAAGGATCAAATCTATGCATCGCCAAACATTCCAACTTAGGCACCTCGCTTTTTAAAGAAGTCGAGTAGATATCCACACGTGTTGCCCTCCCAAACCAATATTTTTCAAAATGGTCTGTGGGTCTATTTTTTCCACCTATGGTACGCCCTACATAAACACATTTTTTCTTGCCCCAAAATATATATATATAATTCTTAAACATTATCTCTTTTTCCAGCCATCTTTTAAATTTATTTTTCTTTTCTTCTAACCCCCAACCCTTAACATGCCATCTTCGCTTTTCATATATCAAATCATCGAATGCATCTCGTGCCACATCTTTAGCCAATGCTTCTGTGGCTAAGTTTTGAAGTTCTTCAATAACAGAATCTCTGATTCTTTTATCAAACTTTTTGGGCCTTCCGAAGGTAGCCCCACTTATCGCTTCACGCAACCACTGTGTTCTTCTCTTAAAAAGACCATCCAATTCTTTCTCAAACTGACCAACAATGCTCATACGACCAGCCTCCTATCCACTTTGGGAGTTTTCCACATCAAACCGCACATCACCAAGCCACTCTACAGACTAAACAAAAAAAGACCACGGTTGCATACGTATATCAAATGATAAACGCATATTTTTTAATGCATTATCGATAGAATAAATTTCAGATCTCGAAGGCATAAAAATACTATCGCAAAATATAAAAACTTCCGTCCCTTTGTAAGCACTTGCAGCATTATATTGCAATGAGTAGGTGAACTTTTGTCTGTCCTTATACAAAGCCATTATCAAGTCAGCATCATCATAAGAGACTATCCAATTAGATAAAGATCTTTGTATTGTTTCAGACAAACGTACATGGTCATCCAAATTATAATAATTAGCATACAACCTATCTGCCTTACTAAAATATGGTGGATCACAATAAACCAACTTGTTTTCTGGTAACCCGGAAACATATTGCAAAATATACTTTTCTGCATCCCAGTTTTTGATTTTAATCGAACTACCTTTTTTAGCTATTTTCTCTACACGCTTTACGAGGTTCCCCTTAGCGAACCTCGCATCCATTTTCCAAAAGCCATCTTGTTTTTTTCCACCAATAACCCCACCAGAAAGAATGCCAGAACGATTACAACGATTTAAATAAAACATCGCAAAACCCAAATCAATACGATCATAGTCGCTTGGGTTTTTATAAACTTTCTTCTGCTTTTCCCACTCCTCAATTGTCAAAGGTGCCTTGGAGATTTTCCTACAAAGTTCTTCAGGTTCATTTATGACAGTATGCCAAAACGCAAACACCGCAGGACAAGAATCATTTAAATGGACACTCGAAACAACCTCACCGAGAAGAAGCTCTATGGCAACACCTGCGCCTCCGGCATAGGGCTCAACATAATGCCCTCCCTCAAGATTATTAGCATAAATGGTTTCGGCTATAAATTGCCAAACCTTATGCTTACCTCCCGGATATCTTAATGGCGTTTTAGGAGTACTCATAATTTTGCGACCACAAGTCTTACTATTTATTCATTGCCTCTAACAAGGGGAAAATATTATGAAAAATTGCACAAAAATCGTCCGTGGATATCGAAGAAATACGGCTATGAATCAAGCTATTCATGGACGTTACCGACAATATACCGCTTTGCTTATCAAGCTCCACCTTGGCGCCGTGTAATATTTTTCTAAGAACCATCTTCTCTGCGTCATCATTTTCAGCATCTACAATATGCTTTACAATATCACCAAGTATTGCTACCAACTTTCTGTCATTACCATTTTTTTCAACTTCGACAATCTGCTTTTCATGCTCACTACAGTACTCCTTTGCCGAAAGCTCAAACAGCGCCCTCAATAAGAACACATAGGAATACCTATGCTTATCTATTTTTAATCTGAGTATTTCTTCATGCAATGCCGCAACTTTTGCGCGACCGGATTTTACCTTGAACTTCTTTAACTTATTATAAACCGACTTAGGGTCATGTAATGATACTGCCGTAGCTGACTTTCCCTTACTTGCAGTATTTGCAGAAGAAGTCTTTGCACTTCCTTTGCCCTTCTTAGCATCACTTCTAGCAATTCCATACTTCTCTGAAAACGGATTGTCTTTGCGCAAATCCGAAAACTGAAAAGCTCCCATCCCTATGTCGTACAGAATTCTGTCCAGCACTTCCTTATTGCCTTTTGGATATAAGTCAATTAGCTCCTTGACAGAACCAAGAGCAAGGCTCTTATAAAGTTTTTGAATTGCTTCGTCCAATATAGTAAGTGGATAATCTCCTGCCCATTCTTCGACCTGTTGTGGCGTCAAATTATCATTATTTTGCAAATATTTTTCTAGCAAATCCAACCCCGGCGTAAAATTTTTATTATGTTCTCGATCATGCCTAGCGCTTGCTACAGCATTCCATTTTCTTCTCGCTGCCATTTCACCTTTGCCATGAATGCGCGTAACAATTTTATCGACTAGTTCTTCTTGCTTTGGCGTATAAACCAAACAAGGAACCGTCCTATTGGATGTCTTCCAAGATTCAGTTAAACCTTCCATTGTCTTCTTAATATTGTCTGGCAACTCCCGATAAGAAACTAAACCGTATGCAAGTTTCAAAGCAGCAACTCTACGATTACCTTCTTTTACAATAAAGGCTCCATCGCTTCTTTCTAGCACAAGAATATTTTCTGTCGGCATATACCCATCTACCAACAAACTCTCATACAAAGCCCAAAAATATTTCGGGTCTATCGTAATCAACGCATGAACGGCTCTATCCTCACTCTTCTGCCTAATAGTCCTAGGATTAGCCAGGTCAATAATAAGTTTGCTTACTTCTATATCTTGCTGTCTTGACACTATTCCCCCTTTTTTTCTAACTATACAAAAAGCGCCCCTCGCGCGAAGGCCGCTTCTTTACTCAATGCTGAATTGCTCTCAATGCAGGCATTGCGTTGTCCTATGATATTTTTATTGGCTTAAAGATTTTGATGAACTTTGTCAGGCAGGAGTTAATTTACCATACCATAAACGGTTTTCAAAGCGTTTTTTTCACACCTCCCCCGCCCCACCCTCTTTCACTCCCCTCCTTAGCAAGGAGGCAGGCTCCGCTTGCGTCCGCCAACGGCAGACAATGCAAGTGGAAGCGGGGAGGTTTACAAAGGCCGCTTCCTTATTCCCTTCGCCCGGCATCGTCTACCCCACCCCGCCTCCCCTTATAAAGGGGAGGAAATAAGGTAAGACACTGGATTCCCGCCGGAGTTTACCCCGTACTTGATACGGGGCGGGAATGACGACCTGTGAGATTGCTTCGTCGGCCTTCGGCCTCCTCGCAATGACCGCCCCCGCCCAAACCGCCAAGTTTTGCGCCAGACGCGGCGAGGCCCCCACGCGCCGCACCTCGCCCCCGCCCAAGCACACAGCCCGAAATAAAAATCCCTCTCCCCGTTGAAGTCCGGGGAGAGGGAAAAAGGGTGAGGGGTACAAAGCTTTGTCTTTCAAAACCCCGGGTATGGGGCTAAGCGATGGGCTTAAGCGGGCCGCATAAGAGGCGGACGTATTGCCGGGGTCGCATGAGCGAAGCGATTTAAGGCGGGGCAGGCTGCGCCTGTTTCATGGCGTGTAACAGGCAAAATGGTGCGCTAAGCACATAGGCCAATCGAAGAATATTCGGGTGCAGGGGTCACCCCTGCCGTGGGGTAGTTATGCGGCGGGGTCGCAGCCCTCGCACGCCCCATACCCAAAAGCCGCCCCGCAGGGGCAAATGTTTTTTAAATGGATTCCTGCTTTCGCAGGAATGACAGAGTATACAGAGACGAGATCCCGAAACAAGTTCGGGATGACAGACAGATTTTACCCCACCCCGCCTCCCCTTATAAAGGGGAGGAAATACGATAAGACACTGGATTCCCGCCGGAGTTTACCCCGTACTTGATACGGGGCGGGAATGACGACCTGTGAGATTGCTTCGTCGGCCTTCGGCCTCCTCGCAATGACCGCCCCCGCCCCTCCGCCCCTTCCCCCGTCGCCCCGTGCCCTTCCGCGCCGTCCCCTGCCGCCCCCACCCCCAAACCGCCAGGTTTTTCGCCAGACGCGACGAGGCCGTTTTTTCAGCGCAGGCGTATTTTGGTAATACGTCGAGCACAGAAAAAACGGCCTCAACAAAAATTGCTTTTATATTAGGGTGCAGGCGTCACGCCTGCTAAAAAAATCCCGCGTAACGACGCATCACGGCCGAATCGCGGGTTTAAATGCGGTTTGCCTACTTAGTAATCTGCTTGATGATAACGTTCGTGTCGGTGAACTGCTCAAACCCCGACGGATAAAACTCCAGCGCAAGCCTTGCCTGTTTGAGCGCGTTCGCCGCAAACCCGGCCTTTTCCGCGGCGTTTTTCTCCGCCTTCCACTTATCGTAGAAGTAATTGGCCAGCAGATGGTGCACCCAGCCCGTCCTCTGGCGGCACACGCCCTTGGGGTTGTCGTAGCACGAAAGGAACGACGTGTTCGCCTTCTTTAAGCTGTGCGCCTCGGTCTCGCTAACCTCTATGTACTTATAGTAGAGCCCCTTGGCCTCCTCCGCCCTGCCAAGCGCGCGCATCATCTCGCCGCCAAAGTAGTACACGTGCCCGTTGTCCTGGTCCACGCCGCGCACCACCTCTATAAGGCGGCCAAGGCGCGCGAACTCGGCCTCGGTGTACGGGGCCTTGTGCGCGTTCACCACGCGGTTATATTCGTCCCTCAGCTCGTTGCCGTTCTCGAGTATGACCTTCACCGACGTGTCCGTCTGCACCACGCCGGCGCAGAGCGCGTGCGGCCCGTACACGCATTTATTCCAGTTGCACATGCGCTCGTTCATGCCGGCGCTCTGGTCGGTTATCCTCTCAACAACACCGGCAAGCACGGCTATGACCTGGTCATCCAGCACGACGCGCTTACTTACGCAGTTATTCAAGTCCGCCTCGATGTTGCCGAACTTATAGTGTGAGATGTTGAAGCCGACGAAGTTACTGCCGCTAATACACTCCTCGACCGAGATCTTCGCGTTCTCCGGAAGCTTCGAGGCAGCAAGCATGTCGATTGTGTCGCTGACGATTGGGGCGCAGCCGCAGCGGCCGTACTGCTCCGGTGAGATGGACGCGCACGGGTACGCCGCCTTGTCCGTCTTCGCGCCGGTAGTCGCAGCAGCGCACGCGGAAAGCGCGAAGCATAACGCAAACAGCGCCGCCGCGTAAGCAGCAGAAAAACCGCTCCTGTTGTAAGCCATAGCAAACCTCTTAAGGAAAAAACGGAAGAAAAACCTACTTACGACCCCTTGCCTTGCCCGACATTACAGTCACGGCAGAACCAAGGAGCTTCACCCTCGAGCTGCCGAGCTTGACCTTCACGTACCCGCCGCGTTTCGAGGCCTGGTACCCGGTGAGCTCGATTTTATTAAGCTTTGGCCCCCAGTACGGCGCAAGCGCGCAGTGCGCGGAGCCTGTGACCGGGTCCTCCGGAATTCCGTACGCAGGCGCGAAAAAGCGGGAAACAAAGTCCGCGTCCTTACGCCTCTCGCTCTTTGCCGTAACTATCAGGCCGCGTATGGGAAGCGACTTTATGTAGTCGACTCTCGGCGTAAAGTGTTCGACATCGGCCTCGCTTCGAAGCTCCACAAGAAGGTCCGCCCCGGCCTTCCCTGCCCACACTGCCTCTGCGCCAATGCCGTTCGATATCTCCCGTCTTACGTCCGTGCCAACTCCAAGGTCGTCAGGGGTAACGATTGGAAAGTCCATTTCTATCAGGCCATCCTTCTTCTTCGTGGCACGAAGCTCTCCGGAGCGCGTGTGGAACACGCATGTCTCGTCTGCTTCGATAAACCCCTCCTCCCAGAGTATGTGCGCGGAGGCAAGGGTAGCGTGGCCGCAAAGGTCGACTTCGGTAGCGGGCGT is a genomic window of Deltaproteobacteria bacterium containing:
- a CDS encoding DEAD/DEAH box helicase; this translates as MGFTAFNLHPTVAAGVKAAGYAEPTPIQKQAIPHVLSGKDVMGLAQTGTGKTAAFALPILNRLAEAGVRGASRALVIAPTRELAEQINKSILELGSGMHVKTVTVYGGVGINPQKDKLRRGVDVIVACPGRLLDIYRQRGVNLSKVEVLVLDEADHMFDMGFLPDIRRIIELLPKKRQTLLFSATMPPEIKRLAAEVLVEPEIVQAGLAAPVSTVSHALYPVSQHLKTPLLLSLLKQTDTHSVLIFTRTKARAKRLDDRLRKNGYKAASLQGNLSQSKRQEAMDGFRSGRYDVLVATDIAARGIDVSSVSHVINYDMPNTTEAYIHRIGRTGRAAKTGDAFTFVTHEDNDMVRSIERTLKGTVERRKLEGFDYTVAATAGEAAEEKAERSRFDFSRRKYSEGKSRFSGGERKSTERESSSAGSHPAPERKFSRKFSFDKKRGSQGRRAGR
- a CDS encoding sodium-dependent transporter → MANNNGKREQWGSKIGLILAMAGNAIGLGNFLRFPSQAVDNGGGAFMIPYFVSFILLGIPLLWVEWGLGRYGGERGHGTAPGVFDSIWKHPIARYMGILGVFLPLVVLVYYTYICSWTLAYSVASLTHKLPVADTLGSAVSAKEYLAPYASYLGAYKGDTGDALYYAPPVKAYVFFAITLILSMYILWKGVSGGIEKFCNIALPAIFVIGAVLLVRVVTLDSPTDPAMTTSKAFSFLWEPDFSGLLSGKVWLAAAGQVFFTLSLGMGAIITYASYMKKDDDIVASSVAAGSLNEFAEVIFGSTVAIMSAVIFFGFSGAKEAAGGTFQLGFISMPAIFTHMPAGEYFGCLWFFLLFLAGLTSVVALAQPAVAFLEDELGFKRHKAVITLGIFFLVSVILPAFIKDSLDELDFWVGTFALVFLALFEIVLFFWVFGPDKAWDEIHRGAKVRIPRVFYYIMKYVTPALLLVILVVWGYENLSTVMGKTSVGIWAARAYLIVLLIAHIVLVEIAWKRRRGKD
- a CDS encoding DNA adenine methylase → MSTPKTPLRYPGGKHKVWQFIAETIYANNLEGGHYVEPYAGGAGVAIELLLGEVVSSVHLNDSCPAVFAFWHTVINEPEELCRKISKAPLTIEEWEKQKKVYKNPSDYDRIDLGFAMFYLNRCNRSGILSGGVIGGKKQDGFWKMDARFAKGNLVKRVEKIAKKGSSIKIKNWDAEKYILQYVSGLPENKLVYCDPPYFSKADRLYANYYNLDDHVRLSETIQRSLSNWIVSYDDADLIMALYKDRQKFTYSLQYNAASAYKGTEVFIFCDSIFMPSRSEIYSIDNALKNMRLSFDIRMQPWSFFV
- a CDS encoding PhzF family phenazine biosynthesis protein; this encodes MKIYIVDAFTTEIFKGNPSAICVCGDEAEDAFMQEFASEMNHSETAFLRELADGGFSLRWFTPATEVDLCGHATLASAHILWEEGFIEADETCVFHTRSGELRATKKKDGLIEMDFPIVTPDDLGVGTDVRREISNGIGAEAVWAGKAGADLLVELRSEADVEHFTPRVDYIKSLPIRGLIVTAKSERRKDADFVSRFFAPAYGIPEDPVTGSAHCALAPYWGPKLNKIELTGYQASKRGGYVKVKLGSSRVKLLGSAVTVMSGKARGRK